The following proteins are co-located in the Primulina tabacum isolate GXHZ01 chromosome 11, ASM2559414v2, whole genome shotgun sequence genome:
- the LOC142518825 gene encoding uncharacterized protein LOC142518825: protein MISCREYYCYRLQIHDSNTSLILYGGLLLQQFVVDMSIKLETTRLDYYRRHQSEIRSELYQGAVESVANGESRGSEVGQRVVLPASFIGGPRDMRHRYLDAIALVQKFGKPDLFITMTCNPDWKEIRENLFEGQLAHDRPDLVSRVFRAKLLDLKDQILKKSIFGHVVSYVYVIEFQKRGLPYCHMIIILQSNYKINSPERFDSYVVAELPYKDVFPRLFGLVSRHMMHGPCGTLNL, encoded by the coding sequence ATGATTTCTTGTAGGGAGTACTATTGTTACAGGTTGCAAATTCATGACAGCAACACTTCGTTAATATTGTATGGTGGTCTATTATTGCAACAATTTGTTGTCGATATGTCCATTAAACTAGAAACAACGAGATTAGATTACTACAGAAGGCACCAAAGTGAGATAAGGTCGGAATTGTACCAGGGTGCGgttgaaagtgtagccaatggtGAATCACGTGGGAGTGAGGTCGGGCAACGTGTTGTTTTACCAGCATCTTTCATAGGAGGTCCAAGAGATATGCGACATCGATATCTTGATGCAATTGCATTGGTTCAGAAATTTGGAAAACCTGACTTGTTTATTACGATGACTTGCAATCCAGATTGGAAAGAGATTCgagaaaatttatttgaaggtCAGCTTGCTCATGATCGTCCAGATTTGGTCTCTCGAGTGTTTCGTGCAAAATTACTTGATCTTAAGGACCAGATTCTTAAAAAGTCTATATTTGGCCATGTTGtttcttatgtttatgttatcgAGTTCCAGAAACGAGGTCTACCTTATTGTCATATGATTATTATCCTGCAATCTAATTATAAGATTAACTCGCCTGAAAGGTTCGACTCTTACGTTGTTGCTGAGCTTCCATATAAAGATGTTTTTCCTCGATTGTTTGGTTTGGTCTCACGACATATGATGCATGGACCTTGTGGCACGTTAAATTTATAA